ATAAAGGAAGACAGCCTGCCCAGCAAAAGACAGAGAAGAACCACGAGGGAGACCCCTGTACTTATGGTTTACAGATAGCCACCACCAAGCAGGAAGCCAATCCTGGTCCATTATGAAATAATATACCAGACTGGGAGAAGTGACTTCTGCTAATCTGTGTAAGatttcagaaggttttcaatcCCCTGCTTCAACTTTCCAGCATTCTTTACTTCCTGCACTAATACACCAGCGGAAAACAGGACAGAGGCATTCAGATAGGGCCACATTTCCCAGTTTTGTGTTGTAGCACTCTGATTTGCAGTTCTTATTACAGCAGCAATGGCCTTGCAGAAGCAAGCAAGGCTAACATCTGCTTCCAACAGCCCTGAACAAAAATTTCTCTGGGTATATTCCcagctttcctttcttctgtcccACCAAATTCATTAGGTAAACTGGAGCATAATCACCGTTAAGTACCTACCAGAGCCCCAGGTCTGCGCACAGCTGCTGCGGTCTTGCCGAGAGCAGCCCTGCCTAGCACCTCCCAGCACCCCAGGTAGGGATGGGCTGCATTGCCTTCCTTATGACATACACATGTTCCCTATTTTCCAGTGCAGTTTCCAACCCTGTCCACTACTGCCTCGCCCCCACTTAATTTACCTCTCCTATACTTATCTGGTTTgcttcttatttttgagatgaaactGTAAACGTGAGAACTCAGGGATCTGAGGTACTTCACATAAACACACTCAAGTATGagtctttcattttctgaaaacaagaacacaggaaaacaagtccctttccctctcccctcaGAAATGTGTGCATTTTCCCACCAGGCTAACAGTGGCTACCTCTGCACCACATCACTGATTTCCTGTACACATGACAACAAGTTATTAAGGACAGGGTTTGCCCCGGGCACACCAGCAGCTGCTGAAGACACTTGTAGCTCCTGAAGGCTTAGTTCCAGTTTGCTCACAGCCTCTCGGAAGGCAAATTTGTTGCGAGTTTGAGGGATGCAGTCCACATAGCCTGAGCAGTAGTCGAGCAGCTGGTGTCCAGTGTCTACCAGCTGGCTGTTGGGCACAGGTTCCGTGATTGCACTGGACAGTAGGTCAGCACATTCCAGCAAGGCCTCTTTGCTGATTTTGTCTGCTGAGATTTTCTCAGTGGCCTGTTTGGTTTTTCTCAGAGCCACTTTAGTACCTGCTGTGCCGTTGGCCATTTTGGCTGGCGAGATGGAAGATGTGGGCAGAGGCACTTGAGGTGGAGGCATCACTGGCCTCCCAGCTTTCCCACTGACGGGCACTGCGCCCAGAgctgccttctttcctccttcctgtgTTTCTGACGTGGACTGTCCTGCAGTCGGCTCTTCTGTAGGGTCTGAGCAGATGGATGGATGCTGCAGTAGTCTCATCactggtggtgggggtggggcacaCTTTGGTTTTACCCGTCGGGGTCGGTCCTTGTCTCCAGAGGATGTGACCTGATGCTCAGATAAGAGCTTGAATTTATTCCCCTGAGAGTCTGTGCCAATGAGCTGCACGTCAGCTGGAGTGTGTTTCAGAGTGGGTGAGATAAGGACTGGCACTTTGTGGTTGTGAGTGGTTGGGAGGACGGGGGCAGCCTTGGCTGGAGAAGGCCAGCCTGGCTGCTCTCCATCCTCTAGAACTCCAGCCATCCCAAGTCGTGTCCCACCATTCTTCTCTTTGCCCTTGGGGGCAGCTGCCACTCCAGCCACTCCCACCCCTGGAGGGTCCTTCTCTGTAATGGCTAGATCCCCAGAGGGCGTTCTGAGAGGAAGAGCTGTGGCTCCTCTGGGCAATAACTTGGCTTTTGGTCTCTCCCTGCTTGGAGCAGCACCTTCCTCTGATTTTTTTGGAAGCATGTCATTGGCCCTGTCCACATTCTCTTCTGGCTGAGAAGAGGTGGACACTGTCCTTTCCAGCTGGAGTTTGGACCTCTGGCAGTTCCTGGGAAGGGTCATTGCCATCCTATCCTGCTCTGGAAGCCCTGAGGACATGGAAGATGTAGAGTTTGACCTTGGAAAAGGCTTGGAAGTGTCATCACTGGCTGTGGGTTTACCTGCTCGTAAGCCCAGTGTCTTTTTGATTAAGCGTGGTGTAAAGAAGCCTGTGATGCCAGACCACCCACCCCCAGCAGtgccactgcccccacccccaccactgtcGTCATTACAGAGGTTCCTCTGTGCAAAGCTCCCCCCATAGCACTTGGGTGGCACCAGATTCGCCTCTTGCTGGGCAGGAGTGAAAGAGAACCCATCAGCATGCTGTAGAGAAGCAACAGATGAGAAGTTACCCGTGAGTTCGTATTTCTTATGGGGCTGATTCTCCATTTCTCGGAAGGAGCTGCTGCGTTTGGGGGGTGTGGGAGCATTTCTCTTTTTCATGAAGGAGCTGAAGAAGCCCCCCTTCCTATCCCTGGTGAAGCATGTCTCTTTGGCATCTTCCAAGAGGCTGCTGGGTGACTTGTCTCTTTGCTTTCGAGGCAGTGCTGGGGATCCACTGGAGGCCTGTGCACCTCTGATAAACCCTGATGAGAAATGGCGATCAGTAACTTAAAAGACAAGAAGTGAATCTATTACATTTGAATTACCGAGGCAGCATTATAAGAGTTTTGCCAGCATTTATCAAGTGTCAGGTGTTGGCAGGACTcagagataaataataaatacattatcaTTTCACAGTGACTGGTGTTCCAAATGTgatgtgagttttaaaaattgggggagacagggggctgggcaaggtggctcacgcgggtaatcccagcactttaggaggctgaggcaggaggatcaggaggtcaagagatcaagaccatcctggctaacacggtgaaaccccatctctactaaaaatataaaaaattagccaggcgtggtggcaggcacctgtagtcccagctactcgggaggctgaggcaggagaatggcgtgaacccaggaggtggagcttgcaatgagccaagattgcgccactgcactccagcctgggtgacagtgagactccatctcgaaataaaagaaaaaaaaagccagggagGAGATAACCCGCCGGTTATTACCTCAACACTCatcctttctttaaaaaccaTCGCACAACCTCTTCTCCTCTATCAGGTTCAGCAAAGTTTTTGATGGAACCGTAAAGATGATACCTACTTGGGAACGCAGGGTTAAGGAGATGAAACTGGAGCCAGAGTTGTATGTTGGATGGATAGATCAGGACAACCAACAAGGGCAATGCGGAGCCAAGGGCTTCATGGGTAGGTAAAAGAGACGCCATGCTTCCCTCCGGGAAGATGGGCGTGAAAGTGGACATAAAAGCCTCATACTCCCTGCTTCTttcaacaaagcagtttctattTTGATTCTACCTGCCGAGGGACCCATACCTGGTGTTAAACTGGAAGCAGAATTTTCTGTGGCATCCTGTGCCCCTTCAATGTTCTCCTTGTTCTCCACCTGTTTCTTCAGTGTCCGAGTCTTGGAAGGAAGTATAGGTAGCCGGGGCAGGTACGGAACAACAGATGACGAGGAGGCGGCTCTCCCAAGCTCCTCAGCTACCTCTGTGAGGAAGATAAGGGGACCGATAAAACGTACAATTTCGTAACAGAAAAAGGGAGTTCTTTTCAGAAAAGGCACACAACTGAGAAATAACTGGCAAGTAGAATACTAAAATACATACACGGAATCATaaagtatgtactcttttgtctggcttctttcgccCAGTACCGTCTCTGTAGATTCGTCCACGCTGCTATATGTGGCAGGGGTTCTCATTGCTGTGTAACATGCCAAtgtgtgaatataccacaatcCGCCCGTTCTCCTCTTGATGGatgtttaggttgtttccagtttggagttACTATGAGTACGTTGCTAGCATCATCCTGCTATGTGTCTTTTGGTTCACAATGTTATGCACGTCTGATCGGCACAATGTAGGAGAACTGGTGGATCACAGGGTATATGTGCATTCAGGTTTATTAGGCCCTGCCAACCTGTCCCCGAGTGGTAATACTATTTCACATGAAAGCTGTGGTTACTCTGCATGCTTGCTAAAatttgatgttattatttttggcttgatttgtttttttttttggagatggagtctcaccctgttgcccaggctggagtgcaatggcgtgatctcggctcattgcaacttctgcctcccaggttcaaatgattctcctgcctcagcctcctgaatagctgggattacagaagcccgccaccacatccagttattctttgtatttttagtagagatggggtttcaccatgttggccaggctggtcttgaactcctgaacttgtgatctgcctgcctcggcctcccaaagtgctgggattacaggtgtgagccacagtgcccagtcttttttttttttttgacagggagtcttgctctgtcgcccaggctagagtgcagcaatgcgatctcagctcactgcaacctccacctcccaggttcaagtgactctcctgcctcagcctcccaagtagctgggcacccaccacgcttggctagtttttgtatttttagtagagacagggtttcaccatgttggccaggctactctccaactgctgacctcaagtgatccatccacctaggcctcccaaagtgctgggattacaggcgtgagccaccctgccaggcCAGCCTGATTTTAATTTAAGCCTTTCTGGTAGGCCGTGgattggtatctcattgtggttttattttgtatttctctatgaTGAGTAATGTTGAGCACGGTTATTGGACATCCGGATATCCTCGTTTACTAAGTTAACCTTTAACTCCTTTCCATGTCAATATATCCAAGAAGGCCGGGAGccgtggctcacagctgtaatcccagcactttgggaggcagaggtgggtggatcacttaaggtcaggagttcgagatcagcctagctgacatggcaaaaccccatctctactgaaaatacaaaaattagccaggcatggtagcaggcgcctgcaattccagctactcgggaggctgaagcatgagaagagcttgaacctgggagacggagactgcagtgagccgacatcacaccactgcactccagcctgggcgacagagtgagactctgtctcaaaaaaaaaagtgtatatatacatacatacacacacacacacacacacacacacacatatgaatatcattttaaatattcagcTATATGGATGTAATAATTTACAGTCCAGTAGGTATTTCAGTTGTTCATAATTTCTATTATAAACTATACTTTGATGCAATGTCCTTGTAGTTAAATCTTTGtttatattcttaattatttccttaagatCTATTTCCAGAAATGGAATGTCTGGTTATTGTTTTTACAACTTGGTTCTGCTTTGTAGAtgtagtttatatttattttttccttttttcttccctacATCCTAAGTATTGATGCTTAAAGAGCTACCACACTTACTAAGGTTACTGATAGGGAGGctgaataaatttctttttttttttttttttttttttttttgagacagagtctcgctctgtcgcccaagctggagtgtagtggccggatctcagctcactgcaagctccgcctcccgggttcacgccattctcctgcctcagcctcccgagtagctgggactacaggcgcctgccacctcgcccggctagttttttgtactttttagtagagacggggtttcaccgtgttagctagaatggtctcgatctcctgaccttgcgatccgcccgcctcggcctcccaaagtgctgggattacaggcttgagccaccgcgcccagccataaatttctaattaaaatataatttcaattttttgagacacaaaGATGCACTGAAAATAGCAAAAAAAGCAACACAGCAATAATAAAggtcaaaaattaattcaataccATGAAACAGAGTCCAAAACTACAAAAgttgatcattttttaaatgtaattaccattatcgccaccaccaccactacccagAACTAGTCACCAACAGTAAATCCAACAGATTCTCACCTTCAGAAATGCTGGAGTCATGGAACATGGTTTCAAAAGCTTGGTGTGTTTCAGCAAAAGAGGGCCTGTCGGCAGGGCTCCActtccagcctgtgtaacagaagaagaaaatattaaaaactccTTGCAGAAGTTCAATATCCAGTGGTATATCTAATAATGAGTTCTATGCATCATGATGTATACTTATTAGAGTTTCAGCATGTTCACAATGATAGCAACATAGCTCTAGACTCAGAGGTATAATGATCCCACTttctaaattcctttttcttttttctttgagacagggtcttgctttgtcacccagctggagtgcagtggcacgatctcggctcactgcagccttgacctcctgggttcaaacaatcctcctgcctcagctccccaagtagctgggactatgggtgtgcaacaccacacctggataatttccttttttttttttttttttttgagacggagtctcactctgtcacccaggctggagtgcagtggcataatctcggctcactgcaacctccacctcctgggttcaagtgattctccagcctcagcctccagagtagctggggctacaggcgcatgccaccacgtccggttaatttttatatttttagtagagacgggggtttcgccgtgttggccatgctggtctcaaactcctgacctcaggcgatccacccacctcagcctcccaaagtgctgggattacaggcatgagccactgcgcccagccaaaatgagCGCACACAGTAATCTCAAActactgtattttttatatagacaggattttgccacattgctcaggttgcttttgaactcctgagctcaagcaatctgctcacttcggcctcccaaactgctagaattacaggtgtgagtcaccacacctggccatgaacCCACTTTCTAAGGCTGGGGCTTCAATTTAGCCTCCGCTCCTATTCCCTCTACTAAAAGGATGAGGAGAAACAGGGAGATGGTTTAGAAAATGGCAAATTTTCTTCcacttgaaaataaaagaagtaaaaccTGTCTTCAAACTCAGCCTAACCATACAAATAATCAACTGCATATATTCAGAAATATAAAAGGATATCAAAAAGGAGGAGCTCAGagttcatttttgacaaagtgcAACAGAGAACGTCAATGTTCAATGAGGAAAGAACACAGACTTATGTTTAAACACAACTGCAATTGGGACCAGGCCCggtggcctacacctgtaatcccagcaatttggaagacTAAGGTGGAcagattacttgagaccaggagtttgagaccagcctggtcaacatggtgaaaccttgtcgctactaaaaatacaaaaattaggccgggtatggtggctcacgcctataatcccagcactttgggaggctaaggcgggtgtatcacttgaggtcaggagctggagatcagcctggccaatgtggtaaaaccccatctctacccaaaatacaaaaattagccaggcatggtggcaggcgcctgtaatcccagctacttgggaggctgaggcaggagaatcgcttgaacccgggggtcggaggttgcagagactgcaccactgcactccagcacgggcaacatagcgagactccgtctcaaaaaaaaaaaagtaaaattagctgggcatggtgtgtgtgcctgtggttccagctactcaggggctgaggcacgagaatcgcttgaacccaggagatacaggtttcagtgagccgaaatcgtgtcactgcaccccagtctgggcaacaaagcaagactgtttcaaaaataacatcaacaaaaacaaacaaacaaacaaaccttgcAATTTAATTCACTACTCACTTTCCTACTTTTTCATCTGCAAGCAATCGGATGCTTCTGTTTATCCATCACAGAGGTTATTTTTATGCATTCTTCACAGTCTTTAGCAACCATTTTTATCTAGTTGAAAACAGCCCTCCCCACCTTAATCTCTAAACTCAATTTCTTATCTTATTAAATATGCAAATGTCTCTGAGAAACTGGGTCAATATTTGGGCCATAACAACTATGCTTAGGATTCCAGTAAGATTCAATGGTATATGATATGACAACTGCCTGATCAATGATAAATTCTTTAAATGTCATGAGGCTGGATTCAATCTAACAACACTGAGAGGAGAAATGTTTCTAATTTTGTTAACTATTCTGAACTGCTAGCTTATGCCTTCAAAatcaaaacatgcaaaaatactCACAT
This Rhinopithecus roxellana isolate Shanxi Qingling chromosome 8, ASM756505v1, whole genome shotgun sequence DNA region includes the following protein-coding sequences:
- the ABL2 gene encoding tyrosine-protein kinase ABL2 isoform X8, whose translation is MVLGTVLLPPNSYGRDQDTSLCCLCTEASESALPDMTDHFASCVEDGFEGDKTGGSSPEALHRPYGCDVEPQALNEAIRWSSKENLLGATESDPNLFVALYDFVASGDNTLSITKGEKLRVLGYNQNGEWSEVRSKNGQGWVPSNYITPVNSLEKHSWYHGPVSRSAAEYLLSSLINGSFLVRESESSPGQLSISLRYEGRVYHYRINTTADGKVYVTAESRFSTLAELVHHHSTVADGLVTTLHYPAPKCNKPTVYGVSPIHDKWEMERTDITMKHKLGGGQYGEVYVGVWKKYSLTVAVKTLKEDTMEVEEFLKEAAVMKEIKHPNLVQLLGVCTLEPPFYIVTEYMPYGNLLDYLRECNREEVTAVVLLYMATQISSAMEYLEKKNFIHRDLAARNCLVGENHVVKVADFGLSRLMTGDTYTAHAGAKFPIKWTAPESLAYNTFSIKSDVWAFGVLLWEIATYGMSPYPGIDLSQVYDLLEKGYRMEQPEGCPPKVYELMRACWKWSPADRPSFAETHQAFETMFHDSSISEEVAEELGRAASSSSVVPYLPRLPILPSKTRTLKKQVENKENIEGAQDATENSASSLTPGFIRGAQASSGSPALPRKQRDKSPSSLLEDAKETCFTRDRKGGFFSSFMKKRNAPTPPKRSSSFREMENQPHKKYELTGLPEQDRMAMTLPRNCQRSKLQLERTVSTSSQPEENVDRANDMLPKKSEEGAAPSRERPKAKLLPRGATALPLRTPSGDLAITEKDPPGVGVAGVAAAPKGKEKNGGTRLGMAGVLEDGEQPGWPSPAKAAPVLPTTHNHKVPVLISPTLKHTPADVQLIGTDSQGNKFKLLSEHQVTSSGDKDRPRRVKPKCAPPPPPVMRLLQHPSICSDPTEEPTAGQSTSETQEGGKKAALGAVPVSGKAGRPVMPPPQVPLPTSSISPAKMANGTAGTKVALRKTKQATEKISADKISKEALLECADLLSSAITEPVPNSQLVDTGHQLLDYCSGYVDCIPQTRNKFAFREAVSKLELSLQELQVSSAAAGVPGANPVLNNLLSCVQEISDVVQR
- the ABL2 gene encoding tyrosine-protein kinase ABL2 isoform X2, with protein sequence MVLGTVLLPPNSYGRDQDTSLCCLCTEASESALPDMTDHFASCVEDGFEGDKTGGSSPEALHRPYGCDVEPQALNEAIRWSSKENLLGATESDPNLFVALYDFVASGDNTLSITKGEKLRVLGYNQNGEWSEVRSKNGQGWVPSNYITPVNSLEKHSWYHGPVSRSAAEYLLSSLINGSFLVRESESSPGQLSISLRYEGRVYHYRINTTADGKVYVTAESRFSTLAELVHHHSTVADGLVTTLHYPAPKCNKPTVYGVSPIHDKWEMERTDITMKHKLGGGQYGEVYVGVWKKYSLTVAVKTLKEDTMEVEEFLKEAAVMKEIKHPNLVQLLGVCTLEPPFYIVTEYMPYGNLLDYLRECNREEVTAVVLLYMATQISSAMEYLEKKNFIHRDLAARNCLVGENHVVKVADFGLSRLMTGDTYTAHAGAKFPIKWTAPESLAYNTFSIKSDVWAFGVLLWEIATYGMSPYPGIDLSQVYDLLEKGYRMEQPEGCPPKVYELMRACWKWSPADRPSFAETHQAFETMFHDSSISEEVAEELGRAASSSSVVPYLPRLPILPSKTRTLKKQVENKENIEGAQDATENSASSLTPGFIRGAQASSGSPALPRKQRDKSPSSLLEDAKETCFTRDRKGGFFSSFMKKRNAPTPPKRSSSFREMENQPHKKYELTGNFSSVASLQHADGFSFTPAQQEANLVPPKCYGGSFAQRNLCNDDSGGGGGSGTAGGGWSGITGFFTPRLIKKTLGLRAGKPTASDDTSKPFPRSNSTSSMSSGLPEQDRMAMTLPRNCQRSKLQLERTVSTSSQPEENVDRANDMLPKKSEEGAAPSRERPKAKLLPRGATALPLRTPSGDLAITEKDPPGVGVAGVAAAPKGKEKNGGTRLGMAGVLEDGEQPGWPSPAKAAPVLPTTHNHKVPVLISPTLKHTPADVQLIGTDSQGNKFKLLSEHQVTSSGDKDRPRRVKPKCAPPPPPVMRLLQHPSICSDPTEEPTAGQSTSETQEGGKKAALGAVPVSGKAGRPVMPPPQVPLPTSSISPAKMANGTAGTKVALRKTKQATEKISADKISKEALLECADLLSSAITEPVPNSQLVDTGHQLLDYCSGYVDCIPQTRNKFAFREAVSKLELSLQELQVSSAAAGVPGANPVLNNLLSCVQEISDVVQR
- the ABL2 gene encoding tyrosine-protein kinase ABL2 isoform X3, which encodes MGQQVGRVGEAPGLQQPQPRGIRGSSAARPSGRRRDPAGRTTETGFNIFTQHEALHRPYGCDVEPQALNEAIRWSSKENLLGATESDPNLFVALYDFVASGDNTLSITKGEKLRVLGYNQNGEWSEVRSKNGQGWVPSNYITPVNSLEKHSWYHGPVSRSAAEYLLSSLINGSFLVRESESSPGQLSISLRYEGRVYHYRINTTADGKVYVTAESRFSTLAELVHHHSTVADGLVTTLHYPAPKCNKPTVYGVSPIHDKWEMERTDITMKHKLGGGQYGEVYVGVWKKYSLTVAVKTLKEDTMEVEEFLKEAAVMKEIKHPNLVQLLGVCTLEPPFYIVTEYMPYGNLLDYLRECNREEVTAVVLLYMATQISSAMEYLEKKNFIHRDLAARNCLVGENHVVKVADFGLSRLMTGDTYTAHAGAKFPIKWTAPESLAYNTFSIKSDVWAFGVLLWEIATYGMSPYPGIDLSQVYDLLEKGYRMEQPEGCPPKVYELMRACWKWSPADRPSFAETHQAFETMFHDSSISEEVAEELGRAASSSSVVPYLPRLPILPSKTRTLKKQVENKENIEGAQDATENSASSLTPGFIRGAQASSGSPALPRKQRDKSPSSLLEDAKETCFTRDRKGGFFSSFMKKRNAPTPPKRSSSFREMENQPHKKYELTGNFSSVASLQHADGFSFTPAQQEANLVPPKCYGGSFAQRNLCNDDSGGGGGSGTAGGGWSGITGFFTPRLIKKTLGLRAGKPTASDDTSKPFPRSNSTSSMSSGLPEQDRMAMTLPRNCQRSKLQLERTVSTSSQPEENVDRANDMLPKKSEEGAAPSRERPKAKLLPRGATALPLRTPSGDLAITEKDPPGVGVAGVAAAPKGKEKNGGTRLGMAGVLEDGEQPGWPSPAKAAPVLPTTHNHKVPVLISPTLKHTPADVQLIGTDSQGNKFKLLSEHQVTSSGDKDRPRRVKPKCAPPPPPVMRLLQHPSICSDPTEEPTAGQSTSETQEGGKKAALGAVPVSGKAGRPVMPPPQVPLPTSSISPAKMANGTAGTKVALRKTKQATEKISADKISKEALLECADLLSSAITEPVPNSQLVDTGHQLLDYCSGYVDCIPQTRNKFAFREAVSKLELSLQELQVSSAAAGVPGANPVLNNLLSCVQEISDVVQR
- the ABL2 gene encoding tyrosine-protein kinase ABL2 isoform X6, encoding MGQQVGRVGEAPGLQQPQPRGIRGSSAARPSGRRRDPAGRTTETGFNIFTQHEALHRPYGCDVEPQALNEAIRWSSKENLLGATESDPNLFVALYDFVASGDNTLSITKGEKLRVLGYNQNGEWSEVRSKNGQGWVPSNYITPVNSLEKHSWYHGPVSRSAAEYLLSSLINGSFLVRESESSPGQLSISLRYEGRVYHYRINTTADGKVYVTAESRFSTLAELVHHHSTVADGLVTTLHYPAPKCNKPTVYGVSPIHDKWEMERTDITMKHKLGGGQYGEVYVGVWKKYSLTVAVKTLKEDTMEVEEFLKEAAVMKEIKHPNLVQLLGVCTLEPPFYIVTEYMPYGNLLDYLRECNREEVTAVVLLYMATQISSAMEYLEKKNFIHRDLAARNCLVGENHVVKVADFGLSRLMTGDTYTAHAGAKFPIKWTAPESLAYNTFSIKSDVWAFGVLLWEIATYGMSPYPGIDLSQVYDLLEKGYRMEQPEGCPPKVYELMRACWKWSPADRPSFAETHQAFETMFHDSSISEEVAEELGRAASSSSVVPYLPRLPILPSKTRTLKKQVENKENIEGAQDATENSASSLTPGFIRGAQASSGSPALPRKQRDKSPSSLLEDAKETCFTRDRKGGFFSSFMKKRNAPTPPKRSSSFREMENQPHKKYELTGLPEQDRMAMTLPRNCQRSKLQLERTVSTSSQPEENVDRANDMLPKKSEEGAAPSRERPKAKLLPRGATALPLRTPSGDLAITEKDPPGVGVAGVAAAPKGKEKNGGTRLGMAGVLEDGEQPGWPSPAKAAPVLPTTHNHKVPVLISPTLKHTPADVQLIGTDSQGNKFKLLSEHQVTSSGDKDRPRRVKPKCAPPPPPVMRLLQHPSICSDPTEEPTAGQSTSETQEGGKKAALGAVPVSGKAGRPVMPPPQVPLPTSSISPAKMANGTAGTKVALRKTKQATEKISADKISKEALLECADLLSSAITEPVPNSQLVDTGHQLLDYCSGYVDCIPQTRNKFAFREAVSKLELSLQELQVSSAAAGVPGANPVLNNLLSCVQEISDVVQR
- the ABL2 gene encoding tyrosine-protein kinase ABL2 isoform X4, producing MVLGTVLLPPNSYGRDQDTSLCCLCTEASESALPDMTEALHRPYGCDVEPQALNEAIRWSSKENLLGATESDPNLFVALYDFVASGDNTLSITKGEKLRVLGYNQNGEWSEVRSKNGQGWVPSNYITPVNSLEKHSWYHGPVSRSAAEYLLSSLINGSFLVRESESSPGQLSISLRYEGRVYHYRINTTADGKVYVTAESRFSTLAELVHHHSTVADGLVTTLHYPAPKCNKPTVYGVSPIHDKWEMERTDITMKHKLGGGQYGEVYVGVWKKYSLTVAVKTLKEDTMEVEEFLKEAAVMKEIKHPNLVQLLGVCTLEPPFYIVTEYMPYGNLLDYLRECNREEVTAVVLLYMATQISSAMEYLEKKNFIHRDLAARNCLVGENHVVKVADFGLSRLMTGDTYTAHAGAKFPIKWTAPESLAYNTFSIKSDVWAFGVLLWEIATYGMSPYPGIDLSQVYDLLEKGYRMEQPEGCPPKVYELMRACWKWSPADRPSFAETHQAFETMFHDSSISEEVAEELGRAASSSSVVPYLPRLPILPSKTRTLKKQVENKENIEGAQDATENSASSLTPGFIRGAQASSGSPALPRKQRDKSPSSLLEDAKETCFTRDRKGGFFSSFMKKRNAPTPPKRSSSFREMENQPHKKYELTGNFSSVASLQHADGFSFTPAQQEANLVPPKCYGGSFAQRNLCNDDSGGGGGSGTAGGGWSGITGFFTPRLIKKTLGLRAGKPTASDDTSKPFPRSNSTSSMSSGLPEQDRMAMTLPRNCQRSKLQLERTVSTSSQPEENVDRANDMLPKKSEEGAAPSRERPKAKLLPRGATALPLRTPSGDLAITEKDPPGVGVAGVAAAPKGKEKNGGTRLGMAGVLEDGEQPGWPSPAKAAPVLPTTHNHKVPVLISPTLKHTPADVQLIGTDSQGNKFKLLSEHQVTSSGDKDRPRRVKPKCAPPPPPVMRLLQHPSICSDPTEEPTAGQSTSETQEGGKKAALGAVPVSGKAGRPVMPPPQVPLPTSSISPAKMANGTAGTKVALRKTKQATEKISADKISKEALLECADLLSSAITEPVPNSQLVDTGHQLLDYCSGYVDCIPQTRNKFAFREAVSKLELSLQELQVSSAAAGVPGANPVLNNLLSCVQEISDVVQR
- the ABL2 gene encoding tyrosine-protein kinase ABL2 isoform X7, whose amino-acid sequence is MVLGTVLLPPNSYGRDQDTSLCCLCTEASESALPDMTEALHRPYGCDVEPQALNEAIRWSSKENLLGATESDPNLFVALYDFVASGDNTLSITKGEKLRVLGYNQNGEWSEVRSKNGQGWVPSNYITPVNSLEKHSWYHGPVSRSAAEYLLSSLINGSFLVRESESSPGQLSISLRYEGRVYHYRINTTADGKVYVTAESRFSTLAELVHHHSTVADGLVTTLHYPAPKCNKPTVYGVSPIHDKWEMERTDITMKHKLGGGQYGEVYVGVWKKYSLTVAVKTLKEDTMEVEEFLKEAAVMKEIKHPNLVQLLGVCTLEPPFYIVTEYMPYGNLLDYLRECNREEVTAVVLLYMATQISSAMEYLEKKNFIHRDLAARNCLVGENHVVKVADFGLSRLMTGDTYTAHAGAKFPIKWTAPESLAYNTFSIKSDVWAFGVLLWEIATYGMSPYPGIDLSQVYDLLEKGYRMEQPEGCPPKVYELMRACWKWSPADRPSFAETHQAFETMFHDSSISEEVAEELGRAASSSSVVPYLPRLPILPSKTRTLKKQVENKENIEGAQDATENSASSLTPGFIRGAQASSGSPALPRKQRDKSPSSLLEDAKETCFTRDRKGGFFSSFMKKRNAPTPPKRSSSFREMENQPHKKYELTGLPEQDRMAMTLPRNCQRSKLQLERTVSTSSQPEENVDRANDMLPKKSEEGAAPSRERPKAKLLPRGATALPLRTPSGDLAITEKDPPGVGVAGVAAAPKGKEKNGGTRLGMAGVLEDGEQPGWPSPAKAAPVLPTTHNHKVPVLISPTLKHTPADVQLIGTDSQGNKFKLLSEHQVTSSGDKDRPRRVKPKCAPPPPPVMRLLQHPSICSDPTEEPTAGQSTSETQEGGKKAALGAVPVSGKAGRPVMPPPQVPLPTSSISPAKMANGTAGTKVALRKTKQATEKISADKISKEALLECADLLSSAITEPVPNSQLVDTGHQLLDYCSGYVDCIPQTRNKFAFREAVSKLELSLQELQVSSAAAGVPGANPVLNNLLSCVQEISDVVQR